The sequence below is a genomic window from Wyeomyia smithii strain HCP4-BCI-WySm-NY-G18 chromosome 1, ASM2978416v1, whole genome shotgun sequence.
atcgattagacaataatttcttcaatttagtcagtacccaacttatcagtattgattgctggttgcactgttttaacgatgccaaccttctgaacatcggttgatgctttataagtgtagtggtttggagctgcgcaatacattcaaaatacgctagagcatcaaatgcgttatgtcCAACGAACATGccttgtactggttccaattttaatcagtaaatgcgctaatttcgctcataaatgatttggttacgcacactccaacttttgcgtgtagggatgggcgatactagcatcgatactagcggtatcgatactaggAGTCGCGGTATCGAGTGCTTGGGCATCGATACTCAGCTCGAGAGATgagtaccggtatcgatactttttaaACGctgctttttgaaaaaaaaaattgtaagtcTGACACAGATACTATCGAAGCATCGAGTATCGATACTCCTTCAACCGATACTCCAATATCTGGTATCGAAGTTCATTGAAGTATCGCAataccaaagtatcgatacttttgtctGTATCACCCATCCCTaggtaatacatcaaaacaaAGGTAATTCACTGTACACTaaggaaaaaatatcaatacaaatCATTTCTCTTCTTTTCTAATGGAAATTCGTACTTTCTTCTTTATTACTCCATCAAACGCTGCACACCTCCGGAGTCAACTTCCCTGGCAAGATTTACACACGTAATTTTAATGATTCTCGAGATAATTTTGTTGCAAAACTTAAGCACCTGAAGTTCTTTGACATCGCAATAATTCTAGGTACTAGGATTTAAACCCACGGATACCAGTTTGTCAAAGCAGACTCTgtgaccttgcggctacgaagctggattctgaattttaaaatgCTGGATTTTCGTGGTTACTAGACCTATTCTGTGTTCCaattttcattttgaatttatctGGGTATCGAAACTTTTTCAAGAATCAGAATACAGATATTTCTAATCGGCAGATTTGGAGTCTGGAGCGTTATTGAAATGCATTTTATAGATTCTGGATTTAGTAGATACAGGTCGTTGATTCTAGCGAAACATTTATTCGCTAATTCAAAACTATTGTAATTCTGGGGAACCCATTTATGATGTCATTTCCACTCTCTGAATGCCGATACTCATAGATTGCGGCCATAAATAATCTAAAGCTCCGGGTTTTGCCTTGCATTTTAGGCTAGAAATACAAACTCAATAGAACAGTtggtaagggcatcttcagcggtggtccaaatcgttgttttgttctatttttttggaacaaactcaaattcattgctgcaccggtggtgtgaattttgttttataccagatctaaattgataaaaattgaaactggtatacgttttgatcaatttttgtcactttttggaacaagaaataaatcgttctaaaaccctgtgtacgctaccaataggtgggtaaaatgtcatattgtaattgaatacctcatttttagctatttacaTATAAGCATTTTGCCTGAGTTGGgagataaataaaacaaagatttttcatgattattctcaattcatttttgtggttttctgaagaagaaaatgaacatgTTTGTCGTTCTTGGTTTTAAGGAAACCGACTAGCAAAAGGgagaattctggaagaccataaccgtaggttcaactacttggtttgcaaccatcagccaacAGGAagccaaatatgttggctattcgtTAATCGCCctaattgtagtgggactagaggaggcCTCAAGAGGCAAGAACAATGTTCTTCGAAAAcattgaactgaaaacgttcaaaatgcaggagtggcattgtgcagctcgaatcgaacgattttcgctattttcgagcacgtcacatactgccagttttgctcTAAGCTCCAAAGGAGCTGTCAATGTCATTTGTTTTtcagctcatctaacccgcaaagtcgaaaaaaaatatggaaaacgaaacataacgcccaccagcgatcattcagttttgttcgagttactcgaaacgaaatgcgcaatgtaaccccaggcttgtttcaatatcctcaacaCCGAGCCCAGGtttaaagaactgcaagattctgaaagattggtgacacgaaaacggaagatgaacatctatgcgatcaaacatttttcgctatcctcctaattgtagcagaaatttttcgatcataccaatccatcctgaaaaatgtcactgacgctcgggtataaccgtcaaatccataaaatcTTGTGGatttaaagtgtcttgccaaagtaatcgttaaaTTTACGCACGTAAaacttatcgaatttccgtttgttaaatattgaatgctttttattataacaagtctcataaactgatagcatggggtattaaattgttgacagtatgacagatgtcagcggtttaaaacaacaagatatacaacaccggtgcggagaacgagaAGTTGggctatattagctggttctattcagatttcgctggtgtaaatctagtatacagttgtttcaaaaatagaccatcgctgaagatgccctaactcCTATACACATTTATGTATATTAAATGAGGTCTATACCAAAATGTCGAATGTTCTCCTTAAAATTATACACTGATAGCTAACAAGAAAATCTTTCAATGTGAATTTCGAAGATTTATTGTCGTCAATAAGCAAATTTGATGTTAGTACATCaatatttaaataaataagatcaaaataagataaatTTTTCGATTTATAAATTTCTGAAATCTGAATCTTGAGAAGAGTAAGTTTTATTATTCTAAAGATCTGATTTTTCCTAACATTTCATCCATGTAATTTCACTTTCGGTCACCGCCATATGTAGCCTTAATTCCAagagtttcaaaaaaaatcttcgtTTGTAAAAATCTATGGTAATATTAGTTCACGTAGTTTGAACTTTCTAAATGTATGTTTTTTGAcctttaggttatttttgaaTGTGCATTATGCAAATAATGACTGATTTTAGAACAGTCTTCTGAACtcataattgggttgtttagctattcacgagTTTCCGATTTTTGTATATcatctaaaagagtgtaattttctgagcaaaacgtgatttttttaaaactttatatcattatccttcgtaTTTTAAATAAAGAGTTAAAATTCGCTCCAAATCGCcaaaatgacagttggtatacgggcgaactgtcattgtagcgatttcgagcagatttcgatcagttttaaatcttgatttaaattcagatgatataaaaaactgatatagctaaacaacccaattaaaaaaattctcgTTTCAGGATGTTCTGATTCCAGAATGGTAGATTTTTTTAGTATTCCAGAGTTTGCATTGTCACCGATATGAcacaaaccattttttttttaaatttgtcccCTAACACCAGCATAAGAATAAGACTGAATGAAAACGTCCCGAAACAAGCACAGTGAGTGGAAAGAATGTGGATGACGTTTTTGTCACTATTTATTTTCACTTTGGTTTTTCTTCTCCGTTCGAAGAACGGAGCAACGTGAGGAAAGACGACTGCAGCAGTGATAAATGACTTTACATGAGCTGCCAAAGTGCCAACAATGTAGCACAGTGACAAACTCTAAGTATTCTTCATTCATTCACAGTAGTTTCGAAATTCTGTTACTAGTGTGAGTGTCTGCGTGTGTGTCGTCATCTTTAGCTTGGCCCCACCGCGCACCGGGCGGGGCGTTTGTCAACAAGATAGATTACACGAGGTCATGTGTGAACCGTAGCCAGTGCCGATTTCGATCCTCTCTGTTTTGAAAACCGGTTACCGTGCGAAGCTGTAAAAGATCGACAAATATTTGTGCTGAATATGGCCACTTCTCACCTGCAGCGTGACGAATTAACGACCGCAAATTCCTTTATTAATCAAACACAGTCCTCCGGCTTATTAACTCCCTGGCCGATGGCAACGACGATCGCGACGCGATCAGTTTTCAGCGTGAACCGTTTGCGATGAGATCGATTATCATCTCGGTCTCATTTCTCGCTAATTGTTTCCTGTCGGTGGCGATCGCGTCCAACGCGGGAAACGGGAGCAATTCGTCGTGTGGACTAACCGCCACCAGCATCCGTAAGCCGTTAATCGTTAACGGTGTGACCACTATTAGTGCCGGTCAGTGGCCATGGCATGCATCGATCTGGCATCGCGTCACCCGATCGACGCACGTCTACGTTTGTGGAGGTTCGCTGCTAAGTGAGTTGTATTTGGTGACGTCCGGACATTGTGTCTCGAAGGATGGAAATGCCCTAAACGAGCGCTTGGTGTCCATTCAGTTGGGTTCCATTCGGCAAAATTTGTTGCTGAATGGTTTCCCGGTGCAGAATCTGCAGGTCGCGGAGATTTTCGTGCACAAGGATTTCGTGCCGCGAACGTTTCAAGCGGATTTGGCGTTGGTTGCCCTCGGTACTCAGGTTATGGTTAATGAATTCGTTAAACCGGTTTGTCTACCGGATGCTGTTGCCACTGATAAAGATATTGTTGGTCGTCAGGCGGTGGCCGTTGGTTTCGGGCAAACCGAATCGGGGGATAATTCGGACGTTTTGAGGCAGCTCTGGATGCCGGTGGTGGATTATCTGAGCTGTTTGGAGAGTAACCGGGAGGTTTTCGGGATGTCACTGTCGGCGGCAGTTTTGTGTGCGGGTAACACCAACGGCAGTACGGTTTGCAATGGGGACAGTGGCGGCGGTTTGTTCACACAGGAGTCCGATGGACGCTGGGTCATCCGGGGAGTGACCAGCTTCACGGCTCAACGTGGCTGGAATGACAGCAGCTGCAGCTTGAGCGATTATGCGGCATTCGTGAATGTGGCACATTACGGCGACTGGATCAAATATGTTATGACGCACGGTGAACAGGAAGGATTCTTCGGCGGGACAGCCGGGACGGGTGTGAAGGCAGTAACTGCTAAACCAGTGAAACCAGAGCTTAGAATCAGTGAGAAACGTGGGTATCGGAGTTCATCAAAATCTGTCAAATACTTTACAAAAATGTATACAATTTCAGATTGTAAATTGTATCGCCGGAAGGGTTTGGTGGTGACCGGTTCCGATGGTCCCAGTCAGGTGAGTTTATCAGTTTGATGAGTCATTCATGTGTTTGGAATTAAAACAGTTTCGCATCCCCAGATATATCTCttcaaagatcgaaaatcgcAGGGTTTGGCATACTATCTGACAAAGGACTACGCGATAACCACAGCCGTTTTGGCCATCGATTGCGTCTACGGAGAAACGGTTTGCCAAACGATTCTTGGCTATCGGATCAGGCAGACGTTCATCCACCCGGAATACCGCGGCGGGAGAGATTTCAATGTGGCCGTACTGCTGATACCGCCGGCAGACGAACCACTCTGGTGTTTAGCCGTTGAATCTTCCGGAAAAATCTGTGAGCTGTTGAATCAGTGATCTAAACTGCTAAGCTCATTATTTTCTACGTTCACAGACTTCGAAGGCAGACAACTGAAAGCGAACACGGTTTCGGCGGATGCTCCCAGCTGGACGGAGTTTGATCTGGACTTTTACCTGCCCACCAAACGGGGTGGCGTCGTGTACAACGAACGGCGGGACATGGTCGGACTGATGCACAACCCGGCGGGCGAGGAGGTAGTGATGACCAACATCCCTGCCGTTTTAGACTGGATCGAGTCGATAGTGTGGAACAACACCGCTTCGTCCCTCACTTCGTGAGGGGAACTCCAATCCATTCTGAATAAAGACCCCTCCATCCATGCAACATTGTTGGCCATTCACAAAAAGAAAGCCGTACGAAGAAAGGAAGTTCCCATCATGAAGCAATAAATCAACAATCGTGCGCTCTATCGGCCGGTTCCGGCAAGTGATGGCCAAACCAGAACGTTCGTTGTTGCAATTCTATGCAAATAAGTGCAAGCCCCATTTAAACTCGATTGAAAGACCGATAAATGATGCCAGCAGATTACATAAACCTTTGCGAAAACCCTTTTATTGGACAGGGCGCAACATTAGCGAGCTTTACGAGTTCGGTCGTTAACTTTCCTCCGCCAACTGTTtaattagtttaaaaaaaagaataaacctCCCAATTTAACGTTCCGCTCTTCCAGTGCGCGTGACGCAGATGACGGCACGGCTTTATGCACTGATTGAGCGCCGCCGCCAAGATGCACTCCGGTGGCACAAGAGGCCAACAGCTGCTACCGCAGCAGTCAGTGACGTGCTGCATGTTAAATCGCGTATTATGCCAATCGTTAAAAAAAGGGAAATTAATGCATTTCTCGGAATGCTAAACGTAAACGGTTTACAGATGAAATGCAACGACAATGCATCGTAAAACCCATTTACGAACAGTGGCCAGCCGTCCGGCGTTCGTCAGATGTTGTTACAAGACGCAAAAACCAAACCAGGGCAAGTGCCCTGGTTGAAAGCTAGATTGGAGAAATTGTGATTGGTAGTTTTTACGACCGGTTATGATTAATCAAAGTTTATCCCAATCAAACTAGGAGCGGCTCCAGTTATGATTATAATTTAATCGGAAAAATAAAACGCTTGGTTTATTACATTAAATCTCATGTTTCAACAAACAATCATAGATAATCATGGATTCCGAAGTTTATTCTCTAGTTTCTGAAGCCAATAAAGAATGAATGTCATAAAAAGTGAAACGAAAAACAGATGCAAGCGAAAAGCAAACTTCATTATTCTCGAGATGAGAAAAGTTTATGAGCAACTAGCTTTGAAATATAATTCAATGCCATGCTTTCTAGCGATTAAGGGACATCATCAAGGCATATACTGAAGAATCTACATACATTGTTTTCTACATTGGTTTCAAATTGCgtttttatgtattttataaattttgaaacttcgAGTGCTGCTTTTTCcgattattttctgagccatgACTAAGAAAACTGTGTCACTAATAGAGTTTTATCTAACAGTCTAATAATGGGAGAACAACACCGCGCTACCATAAAGATGGCAACGCTGCTGTCATTCGAATCTCCATTTTTCAAAGTTGAACGTCATCATTCTAGTTGTTTGCTGCTGTGAAGACAAAATCCGTACAAGGTTTCTCCCAATACTGGTTTTATAAAAGATTTATAgtgcttaaggggttatatctaccaaaaaaaaattttttttttcgtcatttatttttattggcctaaatcatgctaaaactattcaagaatcaaaatctacatcgcccaagtacagatctaaactcaaagttcgtttaaatcaatttttaccgaacaagttttatactccaaaatcacatttttcgtttaaatggcgatgctcgtttttctttttattcgaggctttgtaaactaggagaagttacctacgatcgttatcgtgtttcaaatttgaagtatagaggtctctaCATCtaatttcgaccgttatagcggctctacagaacgtgtttactcacaatttccctttgtttattcgatcagccgttctcgttgtgtacatactttgtttgagtttttctatactttttaactgtgagttatattcaaaagtacttaaatatgagtgacaagtttgagttttgcgtgagaTCGGGCGTCAACTGTGTCAAAGTCTCTAAGCAGCGCATGTCCggcatcgcgaaagaggctaggcgcagccatacatcagatgacaaaaaggaagaagtggaaaataaaacccaggaaggacaattttacggcgcagggatagctgattgaaggttaaaaaaatattaggggctttGTTATTGCGATTTCTAAGATTTATAGCTTTTTGAaacttcaaacgcgtttttctcaaaaccatgttttcaaaatcggcgagcagtagaactgaaaaagttttcatccgattgacttgaaattttaactgttgcttcttcattagattatctagtgaagtacacacgatttaagcgattgattagaaacaactaaagttataaacaatcaaagtcgatttttttgccggaacaactttttttttcaaaccgttgccattttacgaagaaaaattctaaaaatataatcatgtgtacttcactagcgacacttatgtagataatgaaaaaaaatttgttttggttataggtagAGTTGGGctcgacttctactgctcgccgcggaacaacttttaaaaaagcggttcacggtaatcggtgcacagccgccattttgtaacaaaaatagcaataaaaatattttttctattctgcaagagttgctcaatccaatgatatattacaTCTCAAATatcctgtaaaaaaaaaatctttaaaaaagccttgcttttttgagcatttggtagatataaccccttaaaaaaTTTCTGTACTCGGAAAACAGGACgtaattatttaatttctatcgagaaaaaaatttaaagaaattaATTTGAGTGAACTTATCACAGGAGAACGTGAAATCcagacaaattttataaaaactcgtataCCTCGGAAACTTAAAGAGATAGAAATTTTTGTATTCTGTACAGTTTTATAGAATTTAaggatctacaactttgtcaaaaactgtagatttgactgtgaaatattgattttatgtacccagtgtcttcagcaagtttattccatataatcaggcctttcttttggcgttttcgttttttttatcaatccccCTTCTtccctaattttcaaaatacccgattgctttcttcagaaaagttgtaagaaaatctataagaaaaaaattgctgaacactgtaatcttctatctgtacgtctgatgTGACGAAATAGAATTTTACGAGGAAcagtcctcaaaattagttttttgtccataactttttctgtaatcgtcgaaatagttcaagatgttctaagatgtCGTTCATTCTGCTgaacctcgcatttttgtagaatatattggtttgatattttcatttgttctaaagatatttgtagttttttgctgaaaatagccatattttgagtccatatttctccgaaggttgcagatagtagcaaaccagactgtatgcatttgaaagtttgtcaaaagaactgcattacttataagagttcaactgtttcctGTTGTATCCAgccgagtactgaatgaaaagaaaaacacccctcaaaatgagttttttgtccataactttttctgtaatcgtcgaaacaattcaagatgttctaagattttgttcattctgcaaaacctcgcatttttgtcCTTCAAGCTGTTGCTTCTGGTAGAAAGTTGAACACTGAAAAATTCGATAAATATTGCATCGACACGGCGCGAAAATTAGTGGAGTTATATCCATGGTACTATCTACCTGCGTCAGTACACAAAATACTGATTCACGGTGCACATATTGCTGACCACTTTCTGGTTCCGATAGgaaaacttgctgaagacactgggtacataaaatcaatatttcacagtcaaatctgaaacgatcacgattttttgagtttagaccactgtgtaGGGTaaggaatcgttatatggaaaaagcgaaacttgatagcagaaagccagaaccaagtttttttcttctatttggagccccaaacaatcctaaattcatcggaagtcgattggttttgtctccgcttggcgtatgcttttcaaatttatattgAGATGTGTAtggaaaaccaacttttttgcattttccattctaaagagctcaaaatggctcaaaccataggtttcaaatggtaggttttttgatgtctaacaacttggccgaaaacactaaagagctagggtgtctcagaaaaatactagagctgttcaaagttg
It includes:
- the LOC129718849 gene encoding chymotrypsinogen B-like isoform X2, whose translation is MRSIIISVSFLANCFLSVAIASNAGNGSNSSCGLTATSIRKPLIVNGVTTISAGQWPWHASIWHRVTRSTHVYVCGGSLLSELYLVTSGHCVSKDGNALNERLVSIQLGSIRQNLLLNGFPVQNLQVAEIFVHKDFVPRTFQADLALVALGTQVMVNEFVKPVCLPDAVATDKDIVGRQAVAVGFGQTESGDNSDVLRQLWMPVVDYLSCLESNREVFGMSLSAAVLCAGNTNGSTVCNGDSGGGLFTQESDGRWVIRGVTSFTAQRGWNDSSCSLSDYAAFVNVAHYGDWIKYVMTHGEQEGFFGGTAGTGVKAVTAKPVKPELRISEKHCKLYRRKGLVVTGSDGPSQIYLFKDRKSQGLAYYLTKDYAITTAVLAIDCVYGETVCQTILGYRIRQTFIHPEYRGGRDFNVAVLLIPPADEPL
- the LOC129718849 gene encoding clotting factor G beta subunit-like isoform X1, with the protein product MRSIIISVSFLANCFLSVAIASNAGNGSNSSCGLTATSIRKPLIVNGVTTISAGQWPWHASIWHRVTRSTHVYVCGGSLLSELYLVTSGHCVSKDGNALNERLVSIQLGSIRQNLLLNGFPVQNLQVAEIFVHKDFVPRTFQADLALVALGTQVMVNEFVKPVCLPDAVATDKDIVGRQAVAVGFGQTESGDNSDVLRQLWMPVVDYLSCLESNREVFGMSLSAAVLCAGNTNGSTVCNGDSGGGLFTQESDGRWVIRGVTSFTAQRGWNDSSCSLSDYAAFVNVAHYGDWIKYVMTHGEQEGFFGGTAGTGVKAVTAKPVKPELRISEKHCKLYRRKGLVVTGSDGPSQIYLFKDRKSQGLAYYLTKDYAITTAVLAIDCVYGETVCQTILGYRIRQTFIHPEYRGGRDFNVAVLLIPPADEPLWCLAVESSGKIYFEGRQLKANTVSADAPSWTEFDLDFYLPTKRGGVVYNERRDMVGLMHNPAGEEVVMTNIPAVLDWIESIVWNNTASSLTS